A genomic region of Antennarius striatus isolate MH-2024 chromosome 4, ASM4005453v1, whole genome shotgun sequence contains the following coding sequences:
- the ca5a gene encoding carbonic anhydrase 5A, mitochondrial isoform X2, with protein sequence MDFLKMQEAAEYNMKMHPMWKGPLAIPSGDRQSPIDIVPRKSVFDSELKPLVTDYDPQTCQQIWNNGYSFLVEYDDTEDKSTLKGGPLQDKFRLCQFHFHWGECNAWGSEHTLDRRLFPAELHLVHWNSEKYNLFEEALSEDNGLAVIGVFLKVGKRHEGLQKLVDALPAIRHKDSVVEFTRFDPACLLPPNTDDYWTYHGSLTTPPLTESVTWIVMKQHIEVSHEQLAVFRSLLFTSAEEEVQKSMVNNFRVQQPLCGRTVRSSFTPFLQESGKDKH encoded by the exons atggaTTTTCTGAAAATGCAGGAAGCAGCTGAGTACAACATGAAAA tgCATCCCATGTGGAAGGGACCCCTCGCCATACCGAGTGGGGATCGTCAGTCTCCAATTGACATTGTTCCGAGAAAAAGTGTCTTTGATTCGGAGCTGAAGCCTCTGGTCACAGATTACGACCCGCAGACCTGCCAACAAATCTGGAATAACGGTTACTCTTTTCTGGTGGAGTACGATGACACTGAAGATAAATCCA CACTGAAAGGGGGCCCGCTGCAAGACAAATTCAGGCTGTGCCAGTTTCACTTCCACTGGGGCGAATGCAACGCCTGGGGGTCAGAGCACACCTTAGACCGGAGGTTGTTCCCTGCAGAG CTTCACTTGGTCCATTGGAACTCTGAGAAGTACAATTTGTTTGAGGAGGCCCTGAGCGAGGACAACGGACTGGCTGTCATTGGAGTCTTCCTTAAG GTTGGAAAGAGACATGAGGGGCTGCAGAAACTGGTGGATGCTCTGCCTGCTATCAGACATAAG GACAGTGTGGTGGAGTTCACCCGGTTTGATCCCGCCTGTCTATTACCCCCCAACACTGATGACTACTGGACCTACCACGGCTCTCTGACCACACCCCCTCTGACGGAGTCAGTCACCTGGATCGTTATGAAGCAGCACATAGAAGTCAGCCACGAgcag CTGGCAGTTTTCCGAAGCCTTCTTTTCACCTCAGCTGAGGAGGAAGTCCAGAAGAGCATGGTGAACAACTTCCGCGTGCAGCAACCTCTCTGCGGTCGCACTGTCCGGTCCTCCTTCACGCCGTTCCTGCAGGAGTCTGGGAAGGACAAACACTGA
- the uba2 gene encoding SUMO-activating enzyme subunit 2 isoform X3, protein MMGKQHPVSLAARNHVNRMCLAADIPLIESGTAGYLGQVTVIKKGMTECYECQPKPTQKTFPGCTIRNTPSEPIHCIVWAKYLFNQLFGEEDADQEVSPDTADPEAEWNSETVARATATEKDGDVKRVSTKEWARSTGYDHVKLFNKLFKDDIMYLLTMDKLWKKRKAPIPLDWQHLQDSACPQEDSPASGLKDQQVLGVWGYCQLFQHSVETLRSQLYDKGDAAELVWDKDDPPAMDFVTAAANLRMHIFSMNMKSRFDVKSMAGNIIPAIATTNAVIAGLIVLESLKILSGQLESCRTIFLNKHPNLRKKLLVPCVLDPPSANCYVCVSKPEVTVKLNVHTTVILSLQDRILKERFGMVAPDVQIEDGKGTILISSEEGETEANNNRFLSDFGICNGSRLQVDDFLQDYTLLINILHSEELGRDVEFEVVGDAPDKAPPPQTNQEEVNSITNGNKDSARPSTSSMAAPSEADDIMLVESDEGETLSSSLTAAATTASSKRKHSDAETGEAFNKRPRMDQSSAADAPAGADDEDDDIMVLD, encoded by the exons ATGATGGGGAAACAACATCCTGTCTCTTTAGCGGCCCGTAATCACgtgaacaggatgtgtttggcAGCAGACATCCCGCTGATAGAAAGTGGCACAGCTGGATACCTGGGTCAAGTCACAGTCATAAAGAAG GGAATGACTGAGTGCTATGAGTGCCAACCTAAACCCACTCAGAAGACTTTCCCTGGATGCACTATAAGGAACACACCGTCTGAACCCATTCATTGTATCGTCTGGGCAAAGTATCTCTTCAA TCAATTATTTGGGGAGGAGGATGCAGATCAAGAGGTGTCACCCGACACGGCAGACCCAGAGGCTGAAT GGAATTCAGAGACGGTGGCTCGCGCCACGGCCACAGAGAAGGACGGGGACGTCAAGCGAGTCTCCACTAAGGAGTGGGCCCGTTCCACAGGATACGACCACGTCAAACTGTTCAATAAG CTTTTCAAAGATGACATCATGTATCTGCTCACTATGGACAAGCTGtggaagaaaaggaaagctCCTATTCCTCTGGACTGGCAGCACCTCCAGGACAGCG CATGTCCTCAGGAGGATTCTCCAGCGTCTGGTCTGAAGGACCAGCAGGTTCTGGGTGTTTGGGGCTACTGCCAGCTCTTCCAGCACAGCGTGGAGACTCTCCGCTCACAGCTGTACGATAAGGGAGACGCAGCCGAGCTGGTGTGGGACAAG GACGACCCCCCAGCTATGGACTTTGTGACTGCAGCAGCCAACCTCCGTATGCACATCTTTAGCATGAACATGAAGAGTCGCTTTGATGTAAAAT ccATGGCTGGTAACATCATTCCAGCTATTGCTACGACCAACGCTGTCATCGCCGGACTCATCGTGCTTGAGTCCTTGAAGATCCTGTCTGGACAACTGGAATCTTGTCGTACA ATTTTTCTGAACAAGCATCCCAACCTCAGGAAGAAGCTGTTGGTCCCGTGTGTCCTCGATCCCCCCAGTGCCAACTGCTACGTCTGCGTCAGCAAACCTGAAGTCACAGTCAAACTCAACGTCCACACAACAGTTATCCTCTCCCTGCAGGACAGG ATCCTGAAGGAGCGGTTCGGCATGGTAGCTCCAGACGTCCAGATAGAGGATGGAAAAGGGACCATCCTCATCTCTtcagaggaaggagaaacagaag CCAACAACAACAGATTTCTGTCTGATTTTGGGATCTGTAATGGCAGCCGTCTCCAAGTTGATGACTTCCTTCAAGACTACACCCTCCTCATTAATATCCTTCACTC TGAGGAATTAGGCCGAGATGTCGAGTTCGAGGTAGTGGGTGATGCCCCAGAtaaagctccgccccctcagacCAATCAGGAAGAGGTTAACAGCATCACTAACGGCAACAAGGACTCCGCCCGGCCATCCACCTCCTCTATGG cagctccatcagAGGCCGACGACATCATGCTCGTCGAATCCGATGAGGGAGAAACCTTGTCTTCAAGcctgacagcagcagcaacgACTGCCAGCTCCAAGAGGAAGCACTCAGACGCAGAAACTGGCGAAGCCTTCAACAAGCGACCACGGATGGACCAATCAAGCGCCGCAGATGCCCCCGCCGGcgctgatgatgaggatgatgacatTATGGTTCTGGACTAA
- the ca5a gene encoding carbonic anhydrase 5A, mitochondrial isoform X1, producing the protein MVTLSSALRPLASLLHRQLTRHARSHRVTPVRRCNLTACSSKYVLSQMHPMWKGPLAIPSGDRQSPIDIVPRKSVFDSELKPLVTDYDPQTCQQIWNNGYSFLVEYDDTEDKSTLKGGPLQDKFRLCQFHFHWGECNAWGSEHTLDRRLFPAELHLVHWNSEKYNLFEEALSEDNGLAVIGVFLKVGKRHEGLQKLVDALPAIRHKDSVVEFTRFDPACLLPPNTDDYWTYHGSLTTPPLTESVTWIVMKQHIEVSHEQLAVFRSLLFTSAEEEVQKSMVNNFRVQQPLCGRTVRSSFTPFLQESGKDKH; encoded by the exons ATGGTGACTTTGTCTTCCGCGTTGAGACCTCTGGCTTCGCTGCTTCACCGCCAGCTCACCAGACACGCCAGGAGCCACAGAGTAACACCGGTCAGAAGATGCAACCTGACGGCCTGCTCCAGCAAATATGTGCTGTCGCAGA tgCATCCCATGTGGAAGGGACCCCTCGCCATACCGAGTGGGGATCGTCAGTCTCCAATTGACATTGTTCCGAGAAAAAGTGTCTTTGATTCGGAGCTGAAGCCTCTGGTCACAGATTACGACCCGCAGACCTGCCAACAAATCTGGAATAACGGTTACTCTTTTCTGGTGGAGTACGATGACACTGAAGATAAATCCA CACTGAAAGGGGGCCCGCTGCAAGACAAATTCAGGCTGTGCCAGTTTCACTTCCACTGGGGCGAATGCAACGCCTGGGGGTCAGAGCACACCTTAGACCGGAGGTTGTTCCCTGCAGAG CTTCACTTGGTCCATTGGAACTCTGAGAAGTACAATTTGTTTGAGGAGGCCCTGAGCGAGGACAACGGACTGGCTGTCATTGGAGTCTTCCTTAAG GTTGGAAAGAGACATGAGGGGCTGCAGAAACTGGTGGATGCTCTGCCTGCTATCAGACATAAG GACAGTGTGGTGGAGTTCACCCGGTTTGATCCCGCCTGTCTATTACCCCCCAACACTGATGACTACTGGACCTACCACGGCTCTCTGACCACACCCCCTCTGACGGAGTCAGTCACCTGGATCGTTATGAAGCAGCACATAGAAGTCAGCCACGAgcag CTGGCAGTTTTCCGAAGCCTTCTTTTCACCTCAGCTGAGGAGGAAGTCCAGAAGAGCATGGTGAACAACTTCCGCGTGCAGCAACCTCTCTGCGGTCGCACTGTCCGGTCCTCCTTCACGCCGTTCCTGCAGGAGTCTGGGAAGGACAAACACTGA